In Rubrobacter radiotolerans DSM 5868, a genomic segment contains:
- a CDS encoding ROK family protein: protein MTTEAGKTIGVDVGGTKIAAGVVDASGRVLSKVRYPSAGPPETLLANVLRAVREARRGHEDVLGLCLSVPGTVVTERSAVAFSPNLPTIEGIPLKERLEGEIGLPMTVENDANAAAWGEFRFGVGRSARHLVFVTLGTGIGAGIIVDGRLLRGAQGAGGELGHTTVQAEGGPRCACGNAGCFEALASGTAIGRFGGEAAAERPESALGRLAARRRIRGEDVTELAGTGDPVARSVLARAGRWLGVGLANAINTFNPEVVAVGGGAAASGEMLLAPAREEIARRAISPARDLARVMAATLGPDSGLIGAAALAIDPASGEPFLGGTEPVAPSCVSMASNIST from the coding sequence GTGACGACGGAGGCCGGAAAGACCATCGGCGTGGACGTCGGGGGAACGAAGATCGCCGCCGGGGTCGTGGATGCCTCGGGGCGCGTCCTCTCGAAGGTCCGCTACCCCTCTGCCGGTCCTCCGGAGACGCTGCTTGCGAACGTCCTGCGCGCCGTTCGGGAGGCCCGGCGCGGTCACGAGGACGTGCTCGGACTGTGCCTCTCGGTGCCGGGAACCGTTGTTACCGAACGGAGCGCCGTCGCCTTCTCGCCGAACCTCCCGACGATCGAGGGAATCCCCCTGAAGGAGCGGCTCGAAGGGGAGATCGGGCTCCCGATGACGGTCGAGAACGACGCGAACGCGGCGGCCTGGGGCGAGTTCCGCTTCGGGGTGGGGCGGTCCGCTCGGCACCTCGTCTTCGTTACGCTCGGGACGGGGATCGGGGCAGGCATTATCGTTGACGGTCGTCTCTTGCGCGGGGCTCAGGGCGCGGGCGGCGAGCTGGGGCACACCACGGTCCAGGCCGAAGGCGGACCTCGCTGCGCCTGCGGCAACGCCGGGTGCTTCGAGGCGCTCGCCTCGGGGACGGCGATCGGACGCTTCGGGGGCGAGGCCGCCGCTGAGAGACCGGAATCCGCGCTCGGACGGCTCGCCGCGCGCCGCCGGATACGCGGCGAGGACGTAACCGAGCTCGCCGGGACGGGAGACCCCGTCGCACGCTCGGTGCTCGCTCGCGCCGGACGCTGGCTCGGGGTCGGGCTCGCGAACGCCATAAACACCTTCAACCCGGAGGTCGTCGCCGTCGGCGGCGGCGCGGCAGCGAGCGGGGAGATGCTACTCGCCCCGGCCCGTGAGGAGATCGCCCGCCGCGCCATATCTCCCGCCCGCGACCTCGCGCGCGTGATGGCCGCCACCCTCGGACCGGACTCGGGCCTGATCGGGGCCGCAGCCCTCGCAATAGACCCCGCCTCGGGAGAACCCTTCCTCGGCGGCACGGAGCCGGTGGCTCCGTCGTGTGTATCAATGGCGAGCAACATAAGCACATGA
- the rsmI gene encoding 16S rRNA (cytidine(1402)-2'-O)-methyltransferase: protein MTLTVVPTPIGNLEDITLRALRVLREADVVACEDTRRTGRLLEHYGIEARLLAYHDYNEDRLATSLAERAREERVALVTDAGTPLVSDPGYAVVRACIEAGVPVEVLPGASAVVVALAASGLPPEPFTFYGFVPKKRKEREALLLSVTSRSETAVLFESPRRLARTLLELPGDLPVAVCRELTKLHEEVFRGTAAEAAERFSGEVRGEVVLVVRGGGQGEEATFEEALTRARSYVEEGEKASRAAARAAAETGFGKGRIYDALARPEG, encoded by the coding sequence ATGACGCTCACCGTTGTGCCGACCCCGATCGGCAACCTGGAGGACATCACGCTCCGGGCGCTTCGGGTGCTTCGGGAGGCCGACGTGGTGGCGTGCGAGGACACGCGCCGGACGGGGCGGCTGCTGGAACACTACGGGATCGAGGCCAGACTCCTCGCCTACCACGATTACAACGAGGATCGCCTGGCCACCTCGCTTGCGGAGCGGGCGCGCGAGGAGCGGGTCGCGCTCGTCACGGACGCGGGGACACCGCTTGTCTCCGATCCGGGCTACGCCGTCGTGCGGGCGTGCATCGAGGCCGGAGTCCCGGTCGAGGTGTTGCCGGGAGCCTCGGCGGTCGTTGTTGCGCTCGCCGCCTCGGGGTTGCCGCCGGAGCCGTTCACCTTCTACGGGTTCGTGCCCAAGAAGCGCAAGGAGCGCGAGGCGCTGCTCCTCTCCGTAACGAGCCGGAGCGAGACCGCCGTTCTCTTCGAGTCGCCCAGGAGGCTCGCGCGGACGCTCCTGGAGCTTCCCGGGGACCTCCCCGTTGCGGTCTGCCGGGAGCTTACGAAGCTCCACGAGGAGGTCTTTCGCGGGACGGCCGCCGAGGCCGCGGAGCGGTTCTCCGGCGAGGTCCGGGGCGAGGTCGTGCTCGTCGTTCGAGGCGGAGGTCAGGGAGAGGAGGCGACGTTCGAGGAGGCCCTGACGCGAGCAAGAAGCTACGTCGAGGAGGGGGAGAAGGCTTCGCGGGCGGCGGCTCGGGCGGCGGCGGAGACGGGTTTCGGGAAGGGGAGGATCTACGACGCGCTCGCGAGGCCGGAGGGCTAG
- a CDS encoding TatD family hydrolase encodes MEGRDGYNRRVLIDTHTHLLRLSVPPEIAVREAREVGVEAVVNIGTNVSDSREGVELARRTAGVFTTGGIHPHNAGDHSQESLAALLELAGSGEIVALGEVGLDYYRNEWPPEMQRALFQDVVSIANEVRLPLVIHSREAFSDTMDVLAGARVPVVLHCFEGGESEVLEAAERGYYIGLTGNVTYKNKPTAEFLDGIPPERILVETDAPYLSPEPLRGKPNVPKNVVHTARFVAGRLGMDEAGFAALTTANARRFYGLDGEPGSAGPVA; translated from the coding sequence ATGGAAGGCAGGGACGGATATAATCGGAGGGTGCTCATAGACACCCACACGCACCTTCTGCGGCTGAGCGTGCCGCCCGAGATCGCCGTTCGCGAGGCGCGGGAGGTCGGGGTCGAGGCGGTCGTGAACATCGGGACGAACGTCTCCGACTCCCGGGAAGGGGTCGAGCTCGCCCGAAGGACCGCAGGAGTCTTTACGACCGGCGGCATCCACCCGCACAACGCCGGGGATCACTCCCAGGAGAGCCTTGCTGCGCTGCTGGAGCTTGCGGGTTCGGGGGAGATCGTGGCGCTCGGGGAGGTCGGGCTCGACTACTACCGCAACGAGTGGCCCCCGGAGATGCAGCGCGCGCTTTTTCAGGACGTCGTCTCCATCGCCAACGAGGTCCGGCTCCCGCTCGTCATCCACTCGCGCGAAGCGTTCAGCGACACGATGGACGTGCTGGCCGGGGCGCGAGTCCCGGTTGTCCTGCACTGCTTCGAGGGTGGGGAGAGCGAGGTTCTGGAGGCTGCGGAGCGCGGCTACTACATCGGGCTCACCGGGAACGTTACGTATAAGAACAAGCCGACGGCCGAGTTTCTGGACGGCATCCCCCCGGAGCGCATCCTTGTCGAGACCGACGCGCCGTACCTGAGCCCGGAGCCCTTGCGCGGAAAGCCGAACGTCCCTAAAAACGTCGTTCACACCGCACGCTTCGTCGCCGGGAGGCTCGGGATGGACGAGGCCGGGTTCGCCGCCCTCACGACCGCGAACGCCCGCAGGTTCTACGGGCTGGACGGCGAGCCGGGTTCTGCAGGTCCGGTCGCTTGA
- the rsmA gene encoding 16S rRNA (adenine(1518)-N(6)/adenine(1519)-N(6))-dimethyltransferase RsmA, producing the protein MAAGSRNPREVRPKKRFGQHFLKDPNTARIVADGTSPDDVVLEVGPGRGFLTGFLLERARHVHAVEIDADVLPYLKEATAGAENLDVHEADALLFDYARLDPPPDRLVANLPYNVASPLVLRLLEEVPTLGTLRFMVQLEVARRMTAKRRTKDYGAYAVLIQHHAAGRIVHRVPRTVFDPPPRVDSAVVELSRREPDLAPRSYPAFKQLVLRAFATRRKRLLNGFPKEERPAYRAALGAVGFGEDTRAEELSPESFVALFRALERGGAG; encoded by the coding sequence GTGGCCGCCGGATCCCGAAACCCGCGGGAGGTCCGGCCGAAGAAGCGATTCGGGCAGCACTTCCTGAAGGACCCGAACACCGCGCGCATCGTGGCCGACGGGACCTCCCCGGACGACGTCGTTCTGGAGGTCGGGCCGGGACGCGGCTTTCTGACGGGATTTCTTCTCGAAAGGGCGCGCCACGTCCACGCGGTCGAGATAGACGCCGACGTGCTGCCTTACCTGAAGGAGGCGACGGCCGGGGCGGAGAACCTGGACGTTCACGAGGCCGACGCGCTCCTTTTCGACTACGCCCGGCTCGATCCGCCGCCGGACCGGCTCGTCGCGAACCTGCCGTACAACGTAGCCTCGCCGCTCGTGCTGCGGCTCCTTGAGGAAGTCCCGACGCTCGGGACGCTCCGGTTCATGGTGCAGCTTGAGGTCGCGCGGAGAATGACGGCGAAGAGAAGGACAAAGGACTACGGAGCTTACGCGGTCCTGATCCAGCACCACGCCGCCGGGCGCATCGTACACCGCGTCCCTCGGACCGTCTTCGACCCGCCGCCGCGCGTCGACTCGGCGGTCGTGGAGCTCTCGCGCCGGGAGCCGGACCTCGCCCCCCGGAGCTACCCGGCCTTCAAACAGCTCGTCCTCCGGGCGTTCGCGACGCGCCGCAAACGGCTCTTGAACGGCTTCCCGAAAGAGGAGCGCCCGGCGTACCGGGCGGCGCTAGGGGCCGTCGGATTCGGGGAGGACACACGCGCCGAGGAGCTCTCGCCGGAGAGCTTCGTCGCGCTCTTCCGGGCGCTCGAACGGGGAGGGGCGGGGTGA
- the ispE gene encoding 4-(cytidine 5'-diphospho)-2-C-methyl-D-erythritol kinase — MKRIRLRAHAKVNYSLEVTGVRDDGYHTLRTVFQSISLADELSFERAEGRGEGFALEVEPPKAPLGPPGENTVRRAWELVCERAGRTLPVRVSLLKRVPAGAGLGGGSADGAATLVGLSELYGLGLSEEELLGIAARVGADVPFCLLGGTRLGEGVGERLTPLPPPPEHYIAVAKPEASASTAEIFRIYDRRSVERKGNSRPVMAAIRAGSLTRLASSVGNDLAPLTAALVPEVLDYERALLEAGALGTAMTGSGTAVYGIFADERRARAALLGEKLAGAAVGVFRPARSGVEPL, encoded by the coding sequence GTGAAAAGGATCAGGCTCCGGGCACACGCGAAGGTCAACTACTCGCTGGAGGTAACGGGTGTCCGGGACGATGGCTACCATACCCTGAGGACCGTTTTCCAGAGCATCTCGCTCGCCGACGAGCTGAGCTTCGAGCGCGCCGAGGGACGGGGTGAGGGCTTCGCGCTGGAGGTCGAGCCGCCGAAGGCTCCCCTCGGGCCGCCGGGGGAGAACACGGTGCGCCGGGCGTGGGAGCTTGTGTGCGAGCGAGCCGGACGGACCCTTCCGGTGCGCGTCTCGCTTCTGAAGCGGGTCCCGGCGGGGGCCGGGCTCGGGGGCGGCTCGGCGGACGGCGCGGCGACGCTCGTCGGGCTGAGCGAGCTCTACGGTCTCGGGCTGTCGGAGGAGGAGTTGCTGGGGATCGCGGCCCGGGTCGGGGCCGACGTGCCGTTCTGCCTGCTCGGCGGGACGCGCCTCGGAGAGGGGGTCGGAGAGCGGCTGACGCCCCTGCCGCCGCCGCCCGAGCACTACATAGCCGTCGCCAAGCCCGAGGCTTCGGCCTCTACGGCCGAGATCTTCCGGATCTACGACCGGAGGTCGGTCGAGCGGAAAGGGAACTCCCGGCCGGTCATGGCCGCGATCCGGGCCGGGAGCCTCACGCGTCTTGCAAGCTCCGTCGGCAACGACCTCGCGCCCCTGACGGCCGCCCTCGTCCCCGAGGTCCTCGACTACGAGCGGGCGCTTCTGGAAGCCGGGGCCCTCGGAACGGCGATGACCGGGAGCGGTACGGCGGTTTACGGCATCTTCGCCGACGAGCGACGGGCGAGGGCGGCGCTCCTGGGGGAGAAGCTCGCCGGGGCGGCGGTCGGGGTGTTCCGGCCCGCAAGGAGCGGGGTCGAGCCGCTCTGA
- the glmU gene encoding bifunctional UDP-N-acetylglucosamine diphosphorylase/glucosamine-1-phosphate N-acetyltransferase GlmU: MSSTSEQQTPLVAVVLAAGKGTRMKSNRAKVLHTLCGVPMVNYVIEAIRPLSPDDLTVVVGHQAPEVEAVLPEDARSVLQREQLGTGDAVRVALREIEAEEGTLLVVNGDGPLISCATLGGLVERHRTAGVGATVLVAQMDDPSGLGRVTEDAGVVRIVEERDASEAERENRLVNLGLYAFELRDIREALGSLESDNDQGELYLTDALEVIGRRSRAVTYRLEDLAEANLVNDRAQLARAEEILRRRILDAHMQEGVTVRDPVSTHIEAMVEIGRDTVILPGTMLRGRTRIGSDCVIGPSADLLDTTVEDGATVEHSVGRGASVGPGASVGPYAFLRPGTVLEAGSKVGAYCEVKNTRVGRGSKVPHLSYVGDATIGEGANLGAGTITANYDGVNKSRTEIGDGVFTGINTNLIAPVKVGDRAYLGAGATVNKDIPADKLAVGAPARVIRDSPNKPKGSPGGAKE; the protein is encoded by the coding sequence ATGTCGTCCACAAGCGAGCAGCAGACGCCCCTCGTCGCCGTCGTACTCGCCGCCGGGAAGGGTACGCGGATGAAGTCGAACCGGGCGAAGGTGCTCCACACCCTGTGCGGCGTCCCGATGGTCAACTACGTGATCGAGGCGATAAGGCCGCTCTCTCCGGACGACCTGACCGTGGTCGTAGGCCATCAGGCCCCCGAGGTCGAGGCGGTGCTGCCGGAGGACGCAAGGAGCGTTCTTCAGCGTGAGCAGCTCGGTACGGGCGACGCCGTCCGGGTTGCGCTGCGGGAGATAGAGGCCGAGGAGGGGACGCTCCTCGTGGTGAACGGGGACGGGCCGCTGATCTCCTGCGCGACGCTCGGGGGGCTCGTCGAGCGGCACCGGACGGCCGGGGTCGGGGCGACGGTGCTCGTTGCGCAGATGGACGACCCTTCGGGGCTCGGGCGCGTTACGGAGGACGCCGGGGTCGTGCGCATCGTCGAGGAGCGTGACGCGAGCGAGGCCGAGCGGGAGAACCGGCTCGTGAACCTCGGGCTCTACGCATTCGAGCTCCGAGACATCCGGGAGGCGCTCGGGAGCCTTGAGTCGGACAACGATCAGGGCGAGCTCTACCTGACGGACGCGCTGGAGGTCATCGGGCGCAGGAGCCGCGCCGTCACCTATCGCCTGGAGGACCTCGCCGAGGCGAACCTCGTAAACGACCGGGCGCAGCTTGCGCGCGCCGAGGAGATCCTCCGCAGACGCATCCTCGACGCCCACATGCAGGAGGGCGTTACGGTCCGCGACCCCGTCTCGACGCACATCGAGGCCATGGTCGAGATCGGGCGCGACACCGTGATCCTCCCGGGGACGATGCTCCGGGGGAGGACGCGCATCGGCTCGGACTGCGTGATCGGTCCCTCCGCCGACCTTCTCGACACCACCGTCGAGGACGGTGCGACGGTCGAGCACTCGGTCGGGCGCGGGGCGAGCGTCGGTCCGGGGGCGAGTGTCGGGCCCTACGCCTTTCTCAGGCCGGGGACGGTCCTTGAAGCCGGCTCGAAGGTCGGGGCGTACTGCGAGGTCAAGAACACGCGCGTCGGGCGGGGGAGCAAGGTCCCGCACCTCTCCTACGTCGGGGACGCGACGATCGGCGAGGGCGCGAACCTCGGGGCGGGGACGATCACGGCGAACTACGACGGCGTCAACAAGAGCCGCACCGAGATCGGCGACGGCGTCTTTACCGGGATAAACACGAACCTTATCGCTCCCGTGAAGGTGGGGGACAGGGCCTACCTCGGGGCGGGAGCGACGGTGAACAAGGACATCCCGGCGGACAAGCTCGCCGTCGGGGCTCCCGCAAGGGTTATAAGAGACTCCCCGAACAAGCCGAAAGGGAGCCCCGGGGGCGCAAAGGAGTAG
- a CDS encoding ribose-phosphate diphosphokinase → MHNGHIAQNAEKRLMLFSGTGYPELAQRIADRLDLDLGAVELTEFANGEMYARYEESVRGSDVFIVQSLCQPVNKNLMELLIMIDAAKRASAQTIIVVIPWYAYSRQDRKTKPREPITARLIANMIETAGADRVMTMDLHVGQIEGFFSVPVNHLTAMHTFVDYFSDRGFRNARDSVVVAPDTGEVKVAKRLADHLGLPWAIVNKMRRGPGESEVTHVIGDVAGKRAIMIDDIVDGGGTLCGAAERLEEEGATEVYAAATHAIFSGKAYRRIDASPIREMVVTDTLPMKPDEPQEKIQVLGIAPILASTIKNVFTDDSVSEVFMGENQLF, encoded by the coding sequence ATGCACAACGGTCACATAGCGCAAAACGCCGAGAAGCGGTTGATGCTCTTCTCGGGGACGGGTTATCCGGAGCTGGCGCAGCGGATAGCCGACCGGCTGGACCTGGATCTCGGGGCGGTGGAGCTCACCGAGTTTGCGAACGGCGAGATGTACGCCCGCTACGAGGAGAGCGTGCGCGGCTCGGACGTGTTTATCGTGCAGTCGCTCTGTCAGCCGGTAAACAAGAACCTGATGGAGCTTCTGATCATGATCGACGCGGCCAAGAGGGCGTCCGCGCAGACGATCATCGTCGTTATACCGTGGTACGCCTACAGCCGTCAGGACCGCAAGACAAAGCCCCGCGAGCCGATAACGGCGCGGCTCATAGCGAACATGATCGAGACCGCCGGAGCCGACCGGGTAATGACGATGGACCTGCACGTCGGGCAGATCGAGGGCTTCTTCTCCGTTCCGGTAAACCACCTGACGGCGATGCACACCTTTGTGGACTACTTCAGCGACCGGGGCTTCAGGAACGCGCGCGACTCGGTCGTCGTCGCGCCGGACACGGGCGAGGTGAAGGTCGCCAAGCGCCTCGCCGACCACCTCGGGCTTCCGTGGGCGATCGTCAACAAGATGCGCCGCGGCCCCGGCGAGTCGGAGGTCACGCACGTTATCGGGGACGTCGCCGGGAAGAGGGCGATCATGATCGACGACATCGTCGACGGCGGCGGGACGCTCTGCGGGGCGGCCGAGCGGCTCGAAGAGGAGGGGGCGACGGAGGTCTACGCGGCGGCGACGCATGCGATCTTCTCCGGGAAGGCGTACAGAAGGATCGACGCCTCCCCGATAAGGGAGATGGTCGTTACGGACACGCTCCCGATGAAACCGGACGAGCCGCAGGAAAAGATACAGGTCCTGGGCATCGCGCCGATCCTTGCGAGCACGATAAAGAACGTCTTTACCGACGACTCGGTGAGCGAGGTCTTTATGGGGGAGAACCAGCTCTTCTAG
- a CDS encoding 50S ribosomal protein L25, which produces MADNVQLQATEREGRGKNDSRRLRESGFTPAVLYAEGGNASLAVPNKPLDYTLTHYGDNALYDLDFGEGKQTARVVDVQRNPVNGKLLHVDFAPVNMREAIEVTVPLTLVGEAPGAEEGGVLAQVAYEVQVESLPGDIPQEIEVDVSGLGMNENLTLADITMPEGVTLISEPEEVVATITPPDVITEEDLEAAGVVEEESDEEATAREEAEGEEQAGDESVAGEPAGSDEEQQ; this is translated from the coding sequence ATGGCGGATAACGTACAGTTGCAGGCGACGGAGCGCGAGGGCAGGGGCAAGAACGACTCGCGCAGGCTCCGGGAGAGCGGCTTCACCCCGGCGGTGCTCTACGCGGAGGGCGGCAACGCCTCGCTCGCGGTGCCCAACAAGCCGCTCGACTACACCCTGACGCACTACGGCGACAACGCGCTCTACGACCTGGACTTCGGCGAGGGCAAGCAGACCGCGCGCGTCGTGGACGTCCAGCGCAACCCGGTGAACGGGAAGCTCCTTCACGTGGACTTCGCCCCGGTGAACATGCGCGAGGCGATCGAGGTCACCGTCCCGCTCACGCTCGTCGGGGAGGCTCCGGGGGCCGAGGAGGGCGGCGTCCTGGCGCAGGTCGCCTATGAGGTGCAGGTCGAGTCGCTCCCGGGCGACATCCCGCAGGAGATCGAGGTCGACGTCTCCGGCCTGGGCATGAACGAGAACCTCACGCTCGCGGACATAACGATGCCCGAGGGCGTGACCCTGATCTCCGAGCCGGAGGAGGTCGTCGCGACCATCACTCCGCCGGACGTCATCACCGAGGAGGACCTTGAGGCGGCGGGCGTCGTCGAGGAGGAGTCCGACGAGGAGGCCACTGCGCGCGAGGAGGCCGAGGGCGAGGAGCAGGCCGGGGACGAAAGCGTCGCCGGGGAGCCTGCCGGCTCCGACGAGGAGCAGCAGTAA